From a single Moritella sp. Urea-trap-13 genomic region:
- a CDS encoding TonB-dependent receptor domain-containing protein, translating to MSKKLLAAALLPFAALAQDPSATTNEEVTVVTASRVEQAISDVLAPITVITRDDIELSMAKSVPDILRMLPGIDIGQNGGRGSTTSVFMRGSESDHVLVLIDGVRLPSSITSGVDFSKIPVSQIETIEVVRGPRGAIYGSDAIGGVINIITRGQQGESIKQITAGIGSDKYYEADLFLSSDLTDKLHVNFGLGYDDSEGYNSKPILGVNDGDKHGAENKNVLVGADYQLSTQLNAFINSRYSQSVSEYDGSNAASQWSPEVHLKKEQWLETTSIMTGAKYSRDNYFGSLTYSFGENKSYQYKAGDDYKDATSTLFTKQHNVSFINSFILSNELLLNAGLDWRDDQVKDDSDSIYSNIDGTISRTNTGVFTTAVYEMSSITLDGSVRYDDNETFGGHTTWALASGWEFVKNYSVLASTGSSFKAPSMYDLYSNPSSSYGAKGNPNLKPEIGESIEVGIKGITGPLDWKVIAYKNKVQDLIGSQSINGITTAYNIDGESVIQGVEFEGNAITGIVSHQAVLEYLDPKAANGDTLLRRAKYKAKWKGVVQLGDVDLSLRYLYQGERDDYVGNNVETVAGYSLWDISAAYLVTEAFKVSARIDNVFDKEYATAQGYPAPERGYYINATYEF from the coding sequence ATGTCTAAAAAACTCTTAGCAGCTGCACTCTTGCCGTTCGCTGCTCTTGCCCAAGATCCATCTGCTACCACTAATGAAGAAGTAACTGTTGTTACTGCCAGCCGTGTTGAACAAGCCATTTCTGATGTACTTGCGCCTATAACAGTTATTACTCGTGATGATATTGAATTGAGCATGGCAAAATCAGTCCCTGACATTTTAAGAATGTTGCCGGGAATTGATATTGGCCAGAATGGTGGCCGTGGAAGTACAACTTCTGTTTTCATGCGCGGTTCTGAATCTGATCATGTATTAGTTCTTATTGACGGTGTACGCTTACCATCGAGCATTACTTCTGGTGTTGATTTTAGTAAAATTCCAGTTAGCCAAATTGAAACAATTGAGGTTGTTCGTGGACCGCGCGGTGCTATTTATGGATCTGACGCTATCGGCGGTGTGATCAATATCATCACTCGTGGTCAACAAGGTGAGAGTATTAAGCAAATCACAGCTGGAATAGGTTCGGATAAATACTATGAAGCTGATTTATTTTTATCATCTGATTTAACCGATAAGCTACACGTGAATTTCGGACTCGGTTATGATGATAGTGAAGGTTACAATTCTAAACCAATACTAGGTGTTAATGATGGTGATAAGCATGGGGCTGAAAATAAAAATGTATTAGTAGGTGCTGATTATCAATTATCTACCCAACTGAATGCGTTTATTAATTCTCGCTACTCACAAAGTGTATCTGAATATGATGGTTCTAATGCTGCCTCTCAATGGAGCCCCGAGGTACACTTAAAAAAAGAGCAATGGCTAGAAACGACATCAATAATGACAGGTGCTAAATATAGCCGAGATAACTATTTTGGTTCGTTAACTTATTCATTTGGTGAAAATAAATCATATCAATATAAAGCAGGTGATGATTATAAAGATGCTACTAGTACACTTTTCACTAAGCAGCATAATGTAAGTTTTATCAATTCATTTATATTGTCTAATGAATTATTACTAAACGCGGGCTTAGATTGGCGCGATGACCAAGTTAAAGATGATAGTGATAGTATTTATTCGAATATTGACGGTACTATCTCACGCACTAACACAGGCGTCTTTACGACTGCTGTTTATGAAATGTCATCAATCACATTGGATGGTTCTGTTCGATATGATGATAATGAAACATTCGGAGGGCACACAACTTGGGCTTTAGCGTCTGGTTGGGAGTTTGTTAAAAACTATAGTGTGCTAGCCTCGACTGGTTCATCATTTAAAGCACCTTCAATGTATGATTTATATTCCAATCCATCTTCATCTTATGGTGCTAAAGGTAACCCAAATTTAAAACCTGAGATAGGAGAATCAATTGAGGTCGGTATTAAAGGTATTACAGGGCCTCTTGATTGGAAAGTCATAGCATATAAAAATAAAGTCCAAGACTTAATTGGTTCGCAGTCTATTAACGGTATTACTACAGCTTATAACATTGATGGAGAAAGTGTTATTCAAGGTGTTGAGTTTGAAGGTAATGCTATAACCGGTATTGTTTCTCATCAAGCGGTGCTTGAGTACTTAGATCCTAAAGCCGCGAACGGTGATACATTATTACGACGTGCGAAATACAAAGCAAAATGGAAAGGTGTTGTTCAATTAGGTGATGTTGATTTGTCTCTACGCTACTTATATCAAGGTGAAAGAGATGATTACGTAGGTAACAATGTTGAAACCGTTGCTGGCTACAGTCTCTGGGATATCTCGGCTGCTTATCTAGTGACTGAAGCGTTCAAGGTCAGTGCTAGAATCGATAATGTCTTCGATAAAGAGTATGCGACAGCGCAAGGCTATCCTGCCCCTGAACGTGGTTACTACATTAATGCGACTTATGAATTTTAA
- a CDS encoding RNA-binding protein, which yields MGFSTLSNATRASVISVAIAAIGFAVLSFIGSTIAAPIAFAIGAIITGITIKLTIPSSSSSVAVETTTLYVGNLPYRANETSVRTLFAEHGQVLSVRLMKDKHTGKRRGFGFVEMPEADAKEAIQSLNDAEYQQRTLKVREANERTLHPAE from the coding sequence ATGGGCTTTTCAACTTTATCCAATGCTACTCGAGCATCCGTTATTTCAGTGGCTATTGCTGCAATTGGTTTTGCAGTACTTTCCTTTATAGGAAGTACAATAGCAGCACCAATTGCGTTTGCTATTGGTGCAATTATTACTGGTATTACAATTAAATTAACAATACCTTCATCTTCAAGCAGCGTAGCTGTAGAAACAACGACTTTATATGTAGGGAACTTACCTTACCGAGCAAATGAGACATCAGTACGTACATTGTTTGCAGAACATGGGCAGGTATTATCAGTTCGCTTAATGAAAGACAAGCATACAGGTAAACGTCGTGGTTTCGGTTTTGTCGAAATGCCAGAGGCTGATGCGAAAGAAGCAATTCAATCGCTGAATGATGCTGAATATCAACAACGGACATTAAAAGTACGTGAAGCGAATGAACGCACTCTTCATCCTGCAGAGTAA
- the murI gene encoding glutamate racemase, whose translation MSKILIFDSGVGGISIYKAIKEQLPNADYLYLFDNAYFPYGELDPEFLIERVCQLIGYMYENHSPDLVVIACNSASTLVLPALRQRFPIAFVGVVPAIKPAALHSKKKKIGLLATPGTVSREYTQLLVNEHAQDCEIDMIGTTSLVLQAENKLYGHAVDLDEISNVVSRWQDPDHSPDIVVLGCTHFPLLVSELENLLGEHIQFIDSGMAIASRVKDILGDGSVIASQSNAGKAFCTKIQAQKKLTLLFNEIGLSQPLYIDV comes from the coding sequence ATGAGTAAAATATTGATTTTTGATTCTGGTGTAGGTGGTATATCTATATATAAAGCGATCAAAGAGCAATTACCAAACGCGGACTACCTTTACCTGTTTGATAATGCGTATTTCCCTTACGGTGAACTTGATCCCGAGTTTCTTATTGAACGTGTTTGCCAGTTAATCGGTTACATGTATGAAAATCATAGCCCTGATCTTGTGGTTATCGCTTGTAACTCTGCTAGTACATTGGTGCTACCTGCTTTGCGTCAACGCTTCCCTATTGCTTTTGTTGGTGTTGTACCTGCGATTAAACCCGCTGCATTACACAGTAAAAAGAAAAAAATCGGCTTACTGGCTACGCCGGGTACCGTTTCGCGCGAATATACTCAGTTACTTGTGAATGAACATGCTCAGGATTGTGAGATAGATATGATCGGGACGACAAGTCTGGTCTTACAGGCTGAAAATAAACTATATGGTCACGCTGTCGATTTAGATGAAATTAGCAATGTTGTATCAAGGTGGCAGGACCCTGATCATAGTCCAGATATTGTGGTATTAGGCTGTACTCACTTCCCATTACTTGTGAGTGAATTAGAGAACCTTCTTGGTGAGCATATTCAATTTATAGATTCAGGTATGGCTATTGCATCACGAGTGAAAGATATATTAGGTGATGGGAGTGTTATTGCTAGTCAATCTAATGCAGGAAAAGCTTTTTGTACCAAAATACAGGCACAAAAAAAGCTGACTCTCCTATTTAATGAAATAGGGTTAAGTCAGCCTTTATATATAGACGTATAA